From Malacoplasma iowae:
TTCAGATGCTTTGTCACTTCCCTCATAACTTCCAACACCATCTGAAACAATTAATAAAGAATCAAGTACTGAATTAGTGCCAGATCAAGCATAATCCTCATTTGTTTTTCTAATAAAGCCAGTATCAGATTTATTAAAAATAATTCTTTTTTCATTCAAACTTTTTGCTATTTTCATAAACCTATAACACTCCAAGTCTTTTACTTCTTAATTGACCACAAGCAGCATCAATTGATGAGCCTTTTTCTTGTCTAATAGTACAAGTAATACCACTATTTTTTAATATATCATAAAACTCTTTGCATTTCTCGCTTCTAGCATATGAATTCTCAAACACTGGATTATAAGGAATTAAGTTAATGTATACCAACCTATTTTTAAACATTTCTATAAGTTCATAAGCATGTTCTTTTTTATCATTTAAATCCTTGATCATGATGTATTCAATTGTTATTCTTCTATTTGTTTTGTTCAAATAATAATCAATTGCTTCTAATAATTTTTCAATATTAAATGCTGCATTAATTGGCATTATTTTATTTCTGATTTCATTATTAGAAGCATGTAATGAAATTGCTAAATTAACTTGATTATTTAAATCTGCTCATTCTTTAATTCTGTGAACTAACCCACATGTAGAAACTGTAATTTTTCTACCACCAATTCCTAGTCCTTTTTGTTCTTTAATAACTTTCATAAATTGAACTAAATTATTAAAGTTATCAAATGGTTCTCCAATCCCCATTACAACCATATGGGATAAATTTTCGCCTTTTGTTTTATACAAATATTGTTTAGCTAATAAGAATTGTTTAATAAACTCACCAGTACTTATATTTCTTACTTTTTTAAGCAAACCTGAGGCACAAAATTTACACCCCATATTACAACCAACTTGTGAAGTCACACAAACACTATATCCATAATCAAAAGACATTAACACAACTTCAATAAGATTATTATCATGAAGTTCTAGTAAAAATTTTACAGTCCCATCCTTATCCTCTTGAATTGTGTTTATTTTAATTTCATCAAAAAAATAATTTTGTTTCAAAAAAGAAATTGCTTGTTTAGATAGGTTTGTCATTTTGTCAAAATCATCAATGTCTTTTTTGTAAATTCAATCATAAATTTGATCACCAACATATGACTTAAAGCCACTAGCTACTAAATTGTCTTTAAGTTCTTGTAATGTTAATGAATATATAGAAACAAGATTATCATTTTTTATATTAGTATTAACATTCATTATTTTTCCTTATTAACTCTATAGATGTCACCTAAAATAATTTTTTTCATTTCAATAGCTGCTCTTGTAGCATCATCATTTAAAACAACATGATCATAATCTTTTGTCATTTTAATTTCTTCTTTTGCTCTTTTGATTCTCATTCTAATTTTTTTTCTGTCTTCAGTGTCTCTTTTCTTTAATCTTCTTTTTAATTCTTTGATTGAAGGTGGAATTATAAAAATTGATACAAAGTCTTCTCTTTTAATTTTTTTAATTACATCAGTTGCACCTTTAACTTCTATCTCTAAAATAACATTTTTACCTTTTTCTATTTGTTCATAAACTTTTTTAAGAGGAGTACCATATTTGTTTTTAGCAAATTCTGCTCACTCTAATAATTCATTGTTTTCAATAGCTTTTGTAAATTCTTCGTCAGAGACAAAAAAATAGTCAACTCCATTCATTTCACCTTCTCTTGGTTCACGAGTTGTCATTGAAACACTATAAGATAAATTTAATTCAGTATCATTAATAAATTGATCAATTATTGTTTTTTTTCCAACGCCACTTGGGCCACTAATTATTATTATTAATCCTTTTTTATTCACAAAAGCTCCATTATTTGTTTTAATATTATTAATTGTATAAGAAACTTTATCTAAGGTATATAAAATGTTTAAAAAAATAACTCCAAAATCAGAATGATTAGTATTTGATGATAATCCCATCATGAAGCAAAAAGTCGAAGAAGTACGTTTACCTTTAAACGAAGAAGATAAAGATGTTATTTCGAAAATGATAAGTTATATAGATGCTTCATATGATGGAGAATTTAATAAATATAAAATAAGACCTGGAATTGGGATAGCTGCCATTCAACTTGGTTATCCAAAACAAATAATCTATATTCATTTAGATCAAGATGAAACAGAACATAAATATTTATTAGCTAATCCAAAAATAATCAAACAATCTTTAAATAAAGCATTTCTTC
This genomic window contains:
- the rlmN gene encoding 23S rRNA (adenine(2503)-C(2))-methyltransferase RlmN yields the protein MNVNTNIKNDNLVSIYSLTLQELKDNLVASGFKSYVGDQIYDWIYKKDIDDFDKMTNLSKQAISFLKQNYFFDEIKINTIQEDKDGTVKFLLELHDNNLIEVVLMSFDYGYSVCVTSQVGCNMGCKFCASGLLKKVRNISTGEFIKQFLLAKQYLYKTKGENLSHMVVMGIGEPFDNFNNLVQFMKVIKEQKGLGIGGRKITVSTCGLVHRIKEWADLNNQVNLAISLHASNNEIRNKIMPINAAFNIEKLLEAIDYYLNKTNRRITIEYIMIKDLNDKKEHAYELIEMFKNRLVYINLIPYNPVFENSYARSEKCKEFYDILKNSGITCTIRQEKGSSIDAACGQLRSKRLGVL
- the gmk gene encoding guanylate kinase, with the translated sequence MMGLSSNTNHSDFGVIFLNILYTLDKVSYTINNIKTNNGAFVNKKGLIIIISGPSGVGKKTIIDQFINDTELNLSYSVSMTTREPREGEMNGVDYFFVSDEEFTKAIENNELLEWAEFAKNKYGTPLKKVYEQIEKGKNVILEIEVKGATDVIKKIKREDFVSIFIIPPSIKELKRRLKKRDTEDRKKIRMRIKRAKEEIKMTKDYDHVVLNDDATRAAIEMKKIILGDIYRVNKEK
- the def gene encoding peptide deformylase translates to MFKKITPKSEWLVFDDNPIMKQKVEEVRLPLNEEDKDVISKMISYIDASYDGEFNKYKIRPGIGIAAIQLGYPKQIIYIHLDQDETEHKYLLANPKIIKQSLNKAFLPSGEGCLSVDRDVKGLSIRNEIVVVEAIDLFTNENITIRATGLLSMCLQHEIDHNNNIFYYDRINKEKPFYKDKNWKEVDR